The Fusarium poae strain DAOMC 252244 chromosome 2, whole genome shotgun sequence nucleotide sequence TCAGTACCTATATTCTTGATAATCTGTCAGGTGAAGAAGCGGAAGTTCCTGTGTAGCAAAGAGCAAAGTGATTTCTAATTCGTCTGTTGGGTCCAATATTGTAGTTGTTCCTGGATACTGAATTGATATGCAGAGACATTCACAAGGATTGAACGCATATGTTATGTACTAACCTGagattaaatttatttttactttaggTTACTCAAATAATAGTTTGTGTAACTTGATACACACAATTCTCGATGCCCTCCAGTGACAGATGGCTCCATGTCTTGTCTAAAGTTAAATTAGAGCGTCACTACCCTGGAGCCACCCGTCTTGGCAGTCCTTGGCAATTTATCTAGATAAACGCCAACAGAGCCTCAAATATCACGTCCGAATTTGGAGAATGGCGTGATGCCAATATTCTGTGATTTAAGGTTGACCTTGTGTTGTTTGCACTTACAGCGTCAGAAATCGACCTGTTTTGAGACGGTACTGGAAAAGGCCGAGGCTTCATTTCACAATGTCAGGATCCTGTTCAGGAACTTAAAGTTAATCAATGTCCCTCCATCGGACGCGTTTGTTTAAATTGTTTAAATTGCTTAACCATTAATAAACTCAACACTGCCTATCAAACAGTTTGCCGTCTCCATGAACCCGTCGGGCAACTGGATCTGCAACCAACCCAATCTCCAACGGGCGCATCTCCAACTCTCCAACCTCCACAAGTCGGGAACCCAGAAAGTGAATAACTTTTACTCAATAAATCCACAGAAATTAAAACACAAACTTGGGGAAACCGTTCAATGTCGCCGGGCATAGGGCGGAGTTTGTCTGTCAAGCCGAATAAACTGGATAACTTGAAGATTACTTCACGTAATAAAAAACTCTTTCTCCAGACTATCAGCATGTGGATTAATTGGAGAAAAAACTCAATAAAGAAAGGGACCTCTATTAAACATGACATACGTAACCCTtctttcgcattagacttcgagggatacccatatcaagtaACCCTTCAATTGTAGCCGGTCAATGCCGGTTTTGATACTATGAGAACAGCAGTGATAGTCAAGAGTTGTAGCTCTTTGAGGAGCCGGTTCGACCGGTCAACTCGGTTAAGTCGGATCTTGGGACGGGTTTGGCACGAGCCAGTGACAGGCCAAAGAGCCGCAAGTCGATACAATACACTGATAGGCATTCAGCATTCGGTCGGTTGGTTGGTCTTTATTTTAACGCCGGGACGTCTACGTAGGCGGCAAAGGGCACTTACTATGGATATTCTAGCCAGAACTAATATGTATTTTTCTAATATAAGTAGATCTGTTAAGgcaaaatatatataagaatcaGAATCAAGCTAGAGTTATATCGGCATCTATTATACAGCAGGCTTTTAGTCTGATATACTGGCCAGTGCTAGTAATCAGTAtgtatattatactattccCGGGTTATAAGAGGTAGGCTGGCTGTAGGACATTAGATGTGGATAGCAGTGGGGATCAGTCAGAGGCATTTAGACTAGCATCTGTCGCCATACAGTGATGTTATCTCGTTATCTCGTCAATATCCACAAGTCAAACACTTAAAACTAAGCTCGGGGCAGTTTGGGGTTTACTCCACTGAAAGGATTGGCGATAGAAGTTTGGAGTCTGCTAGCTGTAGTTGAGGTTGGGGTAATGCTCAAGTCCCTGGCCGTGTAGCCGATCACTTCCAAAGAACGTGTCTGCCTAGAAATAAAGACATATTACCCAATCTGGTAATAATCTGAGTAAACTATGCTGAAAGAAGAATGCTTTGGAGAAGGGTTTTTTATCATGTTTGCAAGCCCGCTGATGCACTCAACTGTCCAATTGATGGATCCCTAGTTATCTATGGGGAAATGATAAGAGATACTCTATCAATCTTTGGATTGTGAAACAATCAAACGGATATTGGGTATGTTGGGACTGTGTAGGTATCGGTAACATGATGAGTCCATGCCATGATGGTATGAGGACCGTGGCTGAGAGAACAGCAACAATTTGTTTAAATTCCAAgtaacaaaaaagaaaacgtCAACAAGAAACAATTCTAGATCAAAAAGAGATAGGCTCTTCCACGGCCCGGGGCAAAAAAACGAATCCCCACCGTTGATCATCCCAATCTGTCATGGTGTGACCCTCTTAATGAGCTACGAGTGTGAATCGTCATATTCTCCAAGAAGTACGCCATACTCAAGGCTTGGACGTTTACTGTAATCTCATAGATCGCCATGCACaagtagatagatagatcgCAGTCTAGACCAGTAATGGGAGCGATCATCCGTTAACGGCTGTGGGCATTCAAATAACTAAACTCCCTTCCCCATATTCCCCAGTCCCAACTTCTTATCATCACATAATCTTCATCATGGAGTCCCAATCGCCACGGGACAAAAACGTACCTATCGACGACTCAGCTGCTCTGGAACAACTCGGCCACAAGCAGGAACTCAAGCGCAACTTTTCCAAAATCTCCCTCCTCGGTCTCGCCTTTGCGATCCTCAACACATGGACTGCTCTGTCAGCGTCAATTAGTCTTGCTCTTCCATCTGGTGGCCCCAGCTCTGTTATCTGGGGTCTTATGGTTGCTGGAATATGTAACCTCTGCTTGGCTGCTCCTCTGGCAGAGATGCTGTCTGCCTACCCAACTGCTGGTGGTCAGTATCACTGGGCTGCCCTTATAGCTTGGCCACGATGGTCAAGGGGTATCAGCTATGTCACTGGTTGGATCAACGCAGCTGGATATGTTGTCTTGACAGCGACTGGGCCGTTGCTTGGAAGTGCCTTTGTTATCAACGTAATCACTTTCATGCACCCTACCTACGAAACGAAGCCCTGGCACCAATTCCTCATTTACCTCGTCTTTACCTTCATCGCCTTGGTCATCAACGCCTTTGGCACACGATTACTCCCTCTCTTCAATAAAGCCGCTTTTATCTGGAGTATCTCTGGTTTCGTCATTATCAGCATCACTGTCCTTGCCTGTGCAGCACCCGATTACCAAAGCGGCTCCTTCGTATACGGGAATTTCATCAACCAGGTTGGATGGCCTGATGGAGTGGCTTGGatgcttggccttcttcagGGTGCCTTTTCTCTGACCGGTTTCGACGCTGCGGCTCATATGATTGAGGAAATTCCAAATGCCAGGGTTGAAGGTCCCAAAATCATGATCTGGTGTATCCTTATTGGCATGTTTTCTGGTTTCATCTTCCTGTCATGCCTCATGTTCGTTCTCAAGGACGTCCAAGGCGTTATTGGGTCTCCTGCAGGCTCCTTACTGCAAATTTACTTTGACGCTACAGGGAGCAAAGCCGGAAGTGTCTGTCTCATTGTCTTCTCTATCGTCTGCATCGTGTTTGCCGGTACTGCTATCATGACCACCAGTGCGCGCATGACATACTCATTCAGTCGCGACCGCGGACTTCCTTTCAGCCATGTCTGGGCCAAGGTTCATCCTACGCTAGATGTACCGATTAATGCCCTACTCTGGACGACAGCCTGGGTAATCATCTTTGGACTTATTCTCCTTGGAAGCTCGAGCGCTTTCAACGCCATCACTGCAGCTTCTGTCGTGGCTCTTGGTGTCACATATGCCATCCCCCCTGCAATTCATCTCCTTCGCGGCGGCAATAAACTACCCGAAAACCGGCCCTTCAAATTGAGCACCCCTGTGCGCTGGATTTGCAGTCTTGTTGGTGTTGCGTGGGCCATCCTTACCACAGTTCTGTTTGTCTTTCCACCCGAGCTTCCCGTCACCCCCACCAACATGAACTACTGTATCGCTGCGTTTGGAATTATTCTGTTACTTTCTGTCGGTACTTGGATCTTTGATGGAAGGAAGAACTATAAGGGCCCTCTTATTGAGATTAACATGGACGACGCTACTTTGGAGGGTGCGTCCATGGAAGAGACGACATCCACGTCTAATCCAGAGGATGATATAAAGAGTCACAAGCCTTAGAAGATAAGAAAATCTCTAGTTTAAGACAGTAGATAAGTAtgtaaatactattttttgTTTCGTGTATATCATTCCTTCGACCTCGTGACGTCTTTCATGTCATAAATCGTTATTGCCAAGAAAGCTTTAGGCTGcgaaaataaacagcctaaaaAGTATGGTCTAAGTAGcctaaactgacctactaatttcgtctcttgtgctcCCAGCGACCAACGTTTCTGATATCCTGAGGCGTGCGCCCAACTCCTGTCCCAAGACCCATCATCTTTCAtcaattaataaagaaaagattTGACTAATATCAGAGGACATCTATTTGTAGGTCCCCACATAGCAAAAACCTGTCGCCAACTCTTAGACGTAATACCGTGTACTGCGACTGCGATCCCGTCCATGATGTCCAGGCGATCTTCCCCGATGACTTCTCGATCTCGATTCCCTAACAACAAGGGGAGGCGGCGCAGAAATGCTCGACCTGTGCGACCGTCTACTTCGCGAGCGGTGATGATGTCGAGGCTCTTCCTTGTAGTGATACCACTTCTCCCTCTCTTGTGGCGGCGCCCCCAAGTTGAGGCACGAGCGAATGACccagagaaggaggagaactCCAAAGATGGAACCAATGACGATGCCTGCGATAGCTCCGCCGCTTAGAGTTTGGGCGTCGTTTCCATTGTCTGCGGTAACGGTGACGGTTTCAACGGTTTGGCGAGAAACGAGAGTTGGTGGTTGAGAGAGtgttgatgaggagaggGCTCGGGCAAGGATTTGACCCAAACCTAAATCTTTTAACGGTGCCATTGAGCTTTTGCTTGCATAAGATGTCGATGGCGATAAATGAAGTGGCAGTGATATAAAGACAAAGAATAGAGGACAGACGCAACCAAGTCAATTAAACAAAGAGGAAATCGAGATCAATTTAACTATTTAGTACTTTCTCAATGCGTTATTTTACTAAACCTAATTCTCAACTTAAATTGAATGAGAGGCTGGGAATGAGGAATAAATGAAGACGTTTGGACGTCATAATACCATCAATATGTACGAACCATCACCAATTCTctttgtcttctttccccgctTGAACTAGTCTTGACTCTTCCATGAGCTTAATCCTGGGACCTGAACCtgttctttgtcttgtctcggCTGTATTGTTGCAGATCGGTACTTTAGCCATTGGCTAAGCATCACACAATATCATGTTCCTTCACGTACAATTCCATGACGTATTTAAGCGCTAATGGATTTAAGATACTTCTGTTATACCATCCATCGGGATCCTAGCTAGTGCAGCACTCGATTCAAGGAACTTTAGCTCTTGTTTGACACTAACGTAACTCAATGGCAGTGCCTAAGGAGCTTTTGTTACGAGGCTGATACATGATTGGTTTGTTTATCTGGTATGCTTCAAGTTGTCCTTGTCAATTGAGCCTCGGCTGATTGACAGTTTCAAGGAACTAAAGAGCTGCATCCACTTTCACGTTCGTTTGTCCTTTGTCGTGTGTTGAGATGTCAAATCCTGGTGCTGCTCAATGCTTGTTAAATGGGGACTGCCCAAGTTCTCGACCAGGTTTCTTCCTGCCTGAACTATTCGATTGATTAATTGGTCTTTTCAGTTTCAAGCAACGGATGGTTTTCTAGGCTATACAAACACTGAATCAGCTCATGTCATGATTGTAGATCGATGGGTGATGGAGTTAATTTGTACAAGAGGTCTTGACGACTGATAAAGAAACCACGTTTTAATAATACCAGTTTAAAAGACCGATAATTTATATGTAATCCAtcttattaaagctattataaaaatgGCTTATTTATGCCTTACAATACCAAGTTATCAGTTGCGATGGTCATCTCTGGAGGACATCTCAACCCCAGCTTCTTTGATGGCAATATACAAACCAAGACTCTCCCTCAGGCAGCCCCCCAAACTAACATTGTCGCTACTATTTACTACTCATGAATCTGAAACTAGACCATCATGGCATCGCTTATCTCAATCGCAACTACCGCGCATCACCGCGCACAAACTCATGTGGAGGCGCGGTAAAGCGCGGCTACCGACCGCGGACCGAACAACACCCACTGATTCGGTTAATCTTACTCGAACGAGGATATCATGTATCGTGAAACAGGTCATGAGGTTACCCATCAGTGGGGATGTTAGATGTCGGTGTGTCCAACTTAAAGATAGAACTGCTCCTTTATTGTCTGAGTATCAAACAATATTGTTCCTCGATTTGCACAAACTCCATATCCATATTATTCATTATACAACTAGTCAAGATGGCACGCAACCTTCGAATTGCTGTATTGGAGTGTGATACACCTTTTCCTTCTGTCCTTGAAACGCGTGGACAGTATGGAGATGTCTTTCGTACTCTCCTCGACAAGGGACTGAAGCATGAGACATTGGGCGATAAGGTCAAGGATGTGAGCTATGATATTAGCAGATGGGATGTTGTCACAGCTCAAGAGTATCCAAACATTGAAGAAGTCGATGGCTTCTTGTTGACGGGAAGCAGTTCGTGGCCATTCGGCTCTTACTATGGGAAGAAGCTGACATGGTTTTAGAACATACATCCTTCGCTGATGAGCCTTGGATTTTGAAACTCGTCGAGTTTGTCCAAAATATCTATACAGGTACGGATAAACCCATTGTGGGTATCTGTTTTGGACATCAGATTATTGCGCGAGCACTGGGCGCAAAGGTCGCTGTTAGTCCTGGCGGTTGGGAAGTTTGCGTGGATAGAATCAATCTTAACGAGACTGGTCAAAAGCTCTTGGGAGTTGAATCGCTCGTAAGCACCCTCCCATACTTTGTCATCATCGCTCTAACAAAATGTAGGGTCTTCATCAAATGCACAGAGATGCAGTCCTCGAGATCCCAGAGGGTCTGGTCAGTCTGGGTAGCAGCTCCAAGTGTCAGATACAAGGACTATACAGGCCTGGTCGTATCATGTCATTCCAGGCCCATCCCGAGTTTGATGATTTTATCATGGAGGAGATCATGAAGGCAAGATATGAGCAAAAGATCTTTTCTCAGGAAATGTATGAAGAGGGTATTACGAGAGCGAGGGCGGCACATGATGGAGTTTTGGTGTCGGCCAAGATTTGGGAGTTTCTACTTGGCAACTAAACAATTTGCTTTGACTCTTTGATGATTATATGATAGCGTTGATAGGTAATCGGATAGGTTGGATGCGACAAGGTGCAGAGCGTGGTCAGTTATATTGCATGTGCCCCGAGGACTCTATATTATACATCGAGGCGGGTATCAAAGAATAACAATGTCCTTTCATGCAAAAGAGATCCAGATTTGACGCTCACGCATCGCCCTGCACAGTATCCATGGGCTAACCTGTTCCGGCGGCTGTTCCCAGATATGTTCTAGCAGGACTAAAGTCTGTCTCATATTTCCCAAGCCGATGGTATCCAGCATTGTCTGCAGACGCGTTCTTAGGACCTGCTGGACTGTCGGGTCGGATGTGCTACACCCGATGACAGCGAGTGGCCAGCAAAGACTCGTATTTATCCTGACCGTCGCGGGAAATTGGTCCAGTAAATTGACTGCTTCGGCGACCGCAGACTCGACCAACGCGCGTTGGAAGCTGTCTTGAGGTTGCTGGTGTGGTTTTCCTAGGACTGTCCATAGGTATAATAGAGCGGCCTGTTTCCAGACCAAACCTGCAAGACGTGTGTATGGGGTGACAGAGGGGTCTGGATAGAAGCCCATGACTTGAGACTGTAGAAAAGCAAAGTTGACGATGTTGTCAGGGCTTGGTGATACGGCGCCGTCTTCTGTCGGGGAAGACATCACCTGCCCCAGATGGAAGATCTGACATATAAGAATAAGGATTTCGAGCCAGCATCCGCAGAGCTGCCCGACGTATTTGCGCGCGACCAAATTCCTGGCCCTGACTTCTATGTCTGGGCTGAGTAGTGATTGGGAGTTGTACTGCGGATCAATTGAGATCATGCTTGTGGCTGCTATATGCATATAGTACTCGATAAGAAAGTCTGGTAAATCGTCGTATACATGGTTTTGTGCGCCTGTGAGTAGCGTGCTCACTAATGACTTTGATGCTGTTAAATGATCGAATATTGTACCGTGAATATCGCCTTTGGCGACCTGGCAGATAGATGTTAGTAACTTGATGGCGGCGGCGGATGATTGTGTATGAACAAACCTCGGTTAAACACATTATTAGACTCCCGACTGTCAATACAAGTGTATTCTCAGCGTTGCCGGAAACATATTCATCGACAACATTCCTAAACATTCGTAGCGAGTCGGTGTAGTACCTCTGGGCAACCTCATCACTTGGATGACGCTCAGCTGACGCTTGTCGGTGAGCGGCGCTTTGGGCGAGTATGAGTTGCAGCACAAGAGGTTTTGAGAAAGCCAAGGGTATAAGTTTTGAGATAAAGGGATTCACATCTGTTGATCCGTTGCCCATGCTGTTGGCGGTTCGGGCTAGGTAGTAGCTGAGCAGCTCATATGAGTGATGTCCCTGCTCTGGGAGCATCGACATTGGCATAGTGATGGTTCCATTGAGAGGTAGTCCTGCCTCTGATGAGGGCGGTAAGGCTAGTGTGAGAGCGTTGGCTGTGTCGGGGTCGTATGTTGTTGTTATGACGGTTGGAGAATCTGATGACGATGCGGATGATGACGGTGAGGGGgaaggttgatgatgatgagcgTTATCGTTAATGACAGTCTCGATAGTATCGCCATCAATGTCGACATGAGTGTCGATATCAACATCAGCCTCAGCATCGATCATGTGAGTATCTCCAGAGGCCGGAGAACTATCGCCATTATGGGGTACTCGGTCATGCTCCGGGATTGAGTCCGGTAGCACGGGGTCATTGACCGagtgcgggtcgtgttgctcaAGTTCATGATCAGGGTCTTGACTTTGACGTAGTGAAGAAGAAATACTGGCTTGAGATGCAGTTGAAGAAGCACCGAATGAAGGTCTTGCTACCCTGGCattgtttgttgttgttgttgttggcagCTTGGCACTGCTGGATGTGGCGGCAACAGGCTCTGGCCAGATACAGTCGAGTTTATTGCGTTTGCAACCACTGCAGATTGGTTTACTACATTATTCACGGTAAGTTAAAAGGGGGTACTTttctagatagatagatatacTATGGTGCTGTACCTCTCATCACacttcttcttgcgcttcCTACAGGTAAAGCAGCCTGTCCTACTGCGGATTATAGGCATAGGACGCATGCCAGAGGTAGAAGGTGTTGGGTTTGTTGGTGGCATTGTGGAGTAGTTAAGTATAGTAGGACAAACAATGACCGGTCAGAAGACGATAGTCAGAGCGGCGCGGTTACATTACAGCACAGCAAAGGAGAGATGCAAGGCGAGTGCCGTAAGACGGGTCGTGGCTCCGGAATAAGCGAGTGCAAGTGGAGATGGAATTCTATTCTGCTTTGTTTGCGGGGGAGACAGAATCCTTCTAGACTAACTAGACTAGATTCTCCATGTCACTATCACTATCTAATCTGGTCTAGATAGATTACCCTATACACCTTGCCTCACCTCATCGACTTCACCTCTTTTAGCCTCTATCTTGGCTCTTCACCGAGTCAAGgacgaaaaaaaaagaatccACCTTTTCAAAATGTTCTAGACAAAACCCAATGTCAACAAGTACCTCCAAGTAACGCCTCCGGCCCTCCAAGACAATCCCTCCGAGGTCATGTGGAACCAACCCCTTCAGATCTCCCCCGACTCAGTGAAGATAAGATTGACTCGGTGACATCTGAACCGGCCCGCGGAGGTACGTACCTTTCCATTGCTTCTGATCTCATGCTCCGATCCTGGAACTCATGAGCCGAAGCGGCAAACACGACATGTTGGCGGGCGACTCTTTATTAGGTCTTGTATTGCCTGCTCTAGCTTAAGTTCATCTGTTGCTTGAGAAGTCGTCGTTGTTTCTATCTAATTTTcttgctttcttttttctcttgtcAATTCCATCTACGATACCCCAAACTCCCATCATCACAGTAATCATGATGAACATGAGACTTCTTCGGCAGCAATGCCTTCGCAGTAAGCCATCACTGGCTACGCGCATTTCCACCAGAGGTTTCGCTTCCCAGAAAGATGTAAGCAGCAAGTTATCTAACCCACACTCTAACAATGACTGACAACTCTATA carries:
- a CDS encoding hypothetical protein (MEROPS:MER0043475), with the translated sequence MARNLRIAVLECDTPFPSVLETRGQYGDVFRTLLDKGLKHETLGDKVKDVSYDISRWDVVTAQEYPNIEEVDGFLLTGSKHTSFADEPWILKLVEFVQNIYTGTDKPIVGICFGHQIIARALGAKVAVSPGGWEVCVDRINLNETGQKLLGVESLGLHQMHRDAVLEIPEGLVSLGSSSKCQIQGLYRPGRIMSFQAHPEFDDFIMEEIMKARYEQKIFSQEMYEEGITRARAAHDGVLVSAKIWEFLLGN
- a CDS encoding hypothetical protein (TransMembrane:12 (i35-55o67-86i119-145o157-176i188-211o231-255i267-290o321-345i366-388o394-415i436-455o467-488i)) codes for the protein MESQSPRDKNVPIDDSAALEQLGHKQELKRNFSKISLLGLAFAILNTWTALSASISLALPSGGPSSVIWGLMVAGICNLCLAAPLAEMLSAYPTAGGQYHWAALIAWPRWSRGISYVTGWINAAGYVVLTATGPLLGSAFVINVITFMHPTYETKPWHQFLIYLVFTFIALVINAFGTRLLPLFNKAAFIWSISGFVIISITVLACAAPDYQSGSFVYGNFINQVGWPDGVAWMLGLLQGAFSLTGFDAAAHMIEEIPNARVEGPKIMIWCILIGMFSGFIFLSCLMFVLKDVQGVIGSPAGSLLQIYFDATGSKAGSVCLIVFSIVCIVFAGTAIMTTSARMTYSFSRDRGLPFSHVWAKVHPTLDVPINALLWTTAWVIIFGLILLGSSSAFNAITAASVVALGVTYAIPPAIHLLRGGNKLPENRPFKLSTPVRWICSLVGVAWAILTTVLFVFPPELPVTPTNMNYCIAAFGIILLLSVGTWIFDGRKNYKGPLIEINMDDATLEGASMEETTSTSNPEDDIKSHKP
- a CDS encoding hypothetical protein (TransMembrane:1 (n7-18c23/24o47-73i)), encoding MAPLKDLGLGQILARALSSSTLSQPPTLVSRQTVETVTVTADNGNDAQTLSGGAIAGIVIGSIFGVLLLLWVIRSCLNLGAPPQEREKWYHYKEEPRHHHRSRSRRSHRSSISAPPPLVVRESRSRSHRGRSPGHHGRDRSRSTRYYV